One genomic region from Sulfurimonas sp. encodes:
- the rfbC gene encoding dTDP-4-dehydrorhamnose 3,5-epimerase: protein MNFIRTEIPDVVICEPKVHGDTRGYFVETFRQDKLEDFLGFKINFCQDNESKSSRGVLRGLHYQLVPSAQTKLVRVIQGKVLDVAVDIRVGSPTFGKYVAVELTSENKKQLLVPRGFAHAFVVLEDDTIFAYKVDNYYSPENDRGIAFNDSDLGINWQVDASSLNLSAKDKTQPKLKETNDLFEYGINYYE from the coding sequence ATGAACTTTATAAGAACAGAAATTCCTGATGTTGTTATCTGTGAACCTAAAGTTCATGGGGATACTCGTGGCTATTTCGTTGAGACATTCCGCCAAGATAAACTTGAAGATTTTTTGGGATTTAAAATAAACTTTTGCCAAGACAATGAATCTAAAAGTTCTAGAGGCGTTCTTCGTGGTCTTCACTATCAGTTAGTTCCCTCTGCTCAGACAAAACTTGTTCGCGTAATCCAAGGAAAAGTTTTAGATGTTGCGGTTGATATTAGAGTAGGAAGTCCTACATTTGGTAAGTATGTAGCAGTAGAACTTACAAGTGAAAATAAAAAACAACTTTTAGTGCCTCGTGGATTCGCTCATGCTTTTGTTGTTTTAGAAGATGACACAATCTTTGCTTACAAAGTTGATAACTATTATAGTCCTGAAAATGATAGAGGTATTGCTTTTAATGATTCAGATTTAGGAATCAACTGGCAAGTAGATGCATCTTCTCTTAATCTCTCTGCAAAAGATAAAACACAACCAAAACTAAAAGAAACAAATGATTTATTTGAGTACGGAATAAATTATTATGAATAG
- the hemN gene encoding oxygen-independent coproporphyrinogen III oxidase, giving the protein MLDFAKFTKYSKPGPRYTSYPTALEFSDAYGYNEYITKLQTQDSSRPLSLYFHLPFCRNACYFCGCNVVFTSKEDKMLRYMDYLKRELEILSQHLDCKRNVIQMHFGGGTPTFFTASQLKEIIENIKSYFPNFVDGAEISCEIDPRHIDEDQMRVMSEAGFNRVSFGIQDFNEKVQVAVHRVQPYAITKDAMDLARKYNMHSVNTDLIYGLPYQTLETFKETLSLALTLDPDRFAVFNYAHVPWMKKTMRKIDETTLPLPDEKLQIMQYTIDFLTSHGYKMIGMDHFAKPEDELFKAIKKGELHRNFQGYTTKGGADLIGVGLTSIGEGVDSYNQNFKDMKEYEKAIDAGKLPFERGVVLNEDDQIRQFVIMELMSNFKLDIKRFDKLFNVEFKTYFADAIEALKPFVEDELLTMDEEHIECSETGTLLIRNIAMPFDAYMKKHAANSKTFSKTV; this is encoded by the coding sequence ATGCTCGATTTTGCAAAATTTACAAAATATTCAAAACCTGGACCAAGATATACAAGTTACCCAACTGCACTAGAATTTAGTGATGCTTATGGTTATAATGAATATATAACAAAACTTCAAACTCAAGATTCTTCTAGACCTTTAAGTCTTTACTTCCACTTGCCTTTTTGCAGAAATGCTTGTTATTTTTGTGGCTGTAATGTTGTTTTTACCTCAAAAGAAGACAAAATGCTTCGTTATATGGACTACTTAAAAAGAGAATTAGAAATACTCTCACAGCATCTAGACTGTAAACGAAATGTTATACAGATGCACTTTGGTGGTGGAACTCCAACTTTTTTTACAGCTTCTCAATTAAAAGAAATTATAGAGAATATAAAATCATACTTTCCAAATTTTGTAGATGGTGCAGAAATAAGTTGTGAAATAGACCCTAGACATATCGATGAAGACCAGATGCGTGTGATGAGTGAAGCAGGTTTCAATCGTGTAAGTTTTGGTATTCAAGATTTTAATGAAAAAGTTCAAGTTGCAGTTCATAGGGTTCAGCCTTATGCGATAACTAAAGATGCAATGGATTTAGCTAGAAAATACAATATGCACTCGGTAAATACTGACCTTATTTATGGACTTCCATATCAAACACTAGAAACTTTTAAAGAAACTTTATCTCTTGCTTTAACACTTGACCCAGATAGATTTGCAGTTTTTAACTATGCTCATGTTCCTTGGATGAAAAAAACAATGAGAAAGATTGATGAAACAACTCTTCCTCTACCAGATGAAAAATTACAAATCATGCAATATACAATAGACTTTTTAACTTCTCATGGTTATAAAATGATTGGAATGGATCACTTTGCTAAACCAGAAGATGAACTTTTTAAGGCTATAAAAAAAGGCGAACTTCATAGAAATTTTCAAGGTTATACAACAAAAGGTGGAGCTGACTTAATAGGGGTTGGATTAACTTCTATCGGTGAAGGTGTTGACTCATATAATCAAAACTTCAAAGATATGAAAGAGTATGAAAAAGCCATAGATGCTGGAAAGTTACCATTTGAAAGGGGAGTTGTTTTAAATGAAGATGACCAAATAAGACAATTTGTAATTATGGAGTTGATGAGTAACTTTAAACTTGATATTAAAAGGTTTGATAAGTTATTTAATGTAGAGTTTAAAACATATTTTGCAGATGCGATAGAAGCACTTAAACCATTTGTCGAAGATGAACTTTTAACTATGGATGAAGAGCATATAGAGTGTAGTGAAACTGGAACTTTGCTTATTAGAAATATTGCGATGCCTTTTGATGCTTATATGAAAAAACATGCAGCAAACTCTAAGACATTTTCAAAAACGGTGTAG
- a CDS encoding LTA synthase family protein: MKLSLVILLLMTLSRIYLFLNYGATNDYSYIELLDAFFLGFRLDASMMAYINAVGVLLIFVIWILRIKFIQKYLYTFYRLYFILFLTFLASLTFADLTYFSFFGEHSTLMIFGVFDDDTSALVNTALQNYNVPLVGLLIIGFFTFLYFIILKIIKVHNKFEFSIRWFNQLAIFLFIIVGVALLGRGSVGIFPLAYSISDVSQDPLVNRLPQTPSFAIFDSYNQYTKSKTGNYNLIKTVGYRGKMPKAFEVFKQTKDIDRKNLLNNLVQQTSKNKQLKGRLPHVVVIMVESFGMPLFDYQSDSFNIMGKLKKHFEEDILFTSFISSSNGTIVSLEPLLLNITARPKSTSFAQSSYLNTHFTQASAKVYADAGYETSFVYGGDLFWRNVGSFMSRQGFEHTRGKGAIAISLDKNIDSISHDWGVFDEYLYSYVYKMLENAIKPQFIFVLTTNNHPPYTIPTHYKSNSLEISKDLKEHISGDLDLLKRRFKDYAYAVDSAGEFLDKIKSSSLAKNSVVAITADNNTVEGVMKYDDYYTQTKRVPFYIYLPDDMKQKEAIDTTVASSHKDIFPTLYNLTLYNKKYTAIGTNLLDKNILHCGFNDAGVIMLKNGGFKATKAISDEQKECSEYYKASLAVTEYLIKSHKK; the protein is encoded by the coding sequence ATGAAATTATCTTTAGTAATCCTTTTATTAATGACACTCTCAAGGATTTATTTATTTTTAAACTATGGTGCAACAAATGATTATTCTTATATAGAATTACTTGATGCTTTCTTTTTAGGCTTTAGATTAGATGCAAGTATGATGGCTTACATAAATGCAGTTGGAGTATTATTAATATTTGTTATATGGATATTAAGGATTAAGTTTATTCAAAAATACCTCTATACTTTTTATAGACTATATTTCATCTTATTTTTAACTTTTTTAGCATCTCTTACTTTTGCTGATTTAACATATTTTTCTTTTTTTGGAGAGCACTCTACACTCATGATATTTGGCGTTTTTGATGATGATACAAGTGCACTAGTTAATACGGCTTTGCAAAACTATAATGTTCCATTAGTAGGCTTGTTAATAATCGGATTTTTTACTTTTTTATATTTTATAATTTTAAAAATTATAAAAGTTCATAATAAATTCGAGTTTAGTATTAGATGGTTCAACCAACTAGCTATTTTTCTTTTTATTATTGTAGGAGTAGCATTATTGGGTAGAGGTTCAGTAGGTATTTTTCCCTTGGCATACAGCATCTCAGATGTCAGTCAAGATCCACTTGTTAACAGACTACCACAAACTCCAAGCTTTGCTATTTTTGATTCATATAACCAATACACTAAGAGTAAGACCGGAAATTATAACCTAATAAAAACTGTTGGATATAGAGGCAAGATGCCAAAAGCCTTTGAAGTCTTTAAACAGACTAAAGATATTGATAGAAAGAACCTTTTAAATAATTTAGTTCAACAAACATCAAAAAATAAACAACTAAAAGGTAGGCTGCCTCATGTTGTAGTTATAATGGTTGAAAGTTTTGGAATGCCTCTTTTTGATTACCAAAGTGACAGTTTCAATATCATGGGAAAACTAAAAAAACATTTTGAAGAAGATATATTATTTACATCTTTTATCTCAAGTTCTAATGGAACAATAGTTTCTCTTGAACCCTTGCTTTTAAATATTACAGCTCGCCCAAAATCTACATCATTTGCCCAAAGTTCATATTTAAACACTCATTTTACACAAGCAAGTGCAAAGGTCTATGCAGATGCAGGATATGAAACAAGCTTCGTATATGGTGGAGATTTGTTTTGGAGAAATGTTGGTAGTTTTATGTCAAGACAGGGCTTTGAGCATACAAGAGGAAAAGGTGCGATAGCAATATCCTTAGATAAAAATATTGATTCTATCTCTCACGACTGGGGTGTCTTTGATGAGTACTTATACAGCTATGTTTATAAAATGTTAGAGAATGCTATCAAACCACAGTTTATATTTGTATTGACAACTAATAACCACCCTCCATACACTATTCCAACTCATTATAAATCAAATTCTTTAGAAATATCAAAAGATTTAAAAGAACACATAAGTGGAGATTTAGATTTATTAAAGAGAAGATTCAAAGATTATGCTTATGCTGTTGATAGTGCAGGTGAGTTTTTAGACAAGATAAAAAGTTCATCATTAGCAAAAAATAGTGTGGTAGCAATTACTGCTGATAATAATACAGTTGAAGGTGTAATGAAATATGATGATTACTATACTCAAACAAAAAGAGTCCCCTTTTATATATATTTACCAGATGATATGAAGCAAAAAGAAGCTATTGATACAACTGTAGCATCCTCTCATAAAGATATATTCCCAACACTTTATAACTTAACTCTTTATAATAAAAAATATACAGCTATAGGAACTAACCTACTCGATAAAAATATTTTACATTGTGGTTTTAATGATGCAGGTGTTATAATGTTGAAAAATGGTGGGTTTAAAGCTACTAAAGCTATATCGGATGAGCAAAAAGAGTGTTCTGAGTATTACAAAGCCTCATTGGCAGTAACTGAATACCTAATCAAGTCACATAAGAAATAG
- a CDS encoding ABC transporter ATP-binding protein → MKKVLKRFWPYIKEYRLQYLLVLFGIILTVAATTATAHIMKPLMDDMFIDRKEEMLYLIPIGLTGIYFVKAIGRYIQSVYMNYIGQHIMSRFREILLSKIISLDMSFLYKNRSGELISRVINDIGRIEYFVSNMLPELFRESITIVALLAYVIYLNPLLAFYSLILVPVVIYPLILIARKLKKYSHRSQEKSADVVTRLTEVFNNSEIIKANATQNYEMDRFSIENWKFFKINMKSVYVGEIVSPMMEIIGASGLAMVIFVGGKEVYNESMTVGEFTAFLTAVGLVFQPIRRISSIYRKIQDAVAASERVFEVLDTKNKIVDGKELLIEDIREIKFNNVVLKYDDTYALNDVSLDIKQGENIALVGDSGGGKSTFINMLLRFYDPNSGNILVNSKDIKVYTQDSLKHHISLVTQRIYIFQDSLAANVAYGQDIDELRVSEALKLADASGFVESLENGIHTQMEEFGANLSGGQRQRVAIARAIYKHSSLLLFDEATSALDNESEKRIQEALDEYTKDKITITIAHRLSTIKHADKILVIQQGCIVASGTHDELLANSEIYQRLAGKFDE, encoded by the coding sequence TTGAAAAAAGTTTTAAAGCGTTTTTGGCCATATATAAAAGAGTATAGATTACAGTATCTTTTAGTTTTATTTGGAATTATCTTAACGGTTGCTGCAACAACTGCTACTGCTCATATTATGAAGCCACTGATGGATGATATGTTTATAGATAGAAAAGAAGAGATGCTTTATCTTATCCCGATTGGACTTACTGGTATTTATTTTGTAAAAGCAATTGGTCGTTATATACAATCAGTTTATATGAATTATATTGGACAGCATATAATGTCAAGGTTTAGAGAGATTTTACTTTCTAAAATAATAAGTTTAGATATGAGCTTTTTATATAAAAATAGAAGTGGTGAACTTATTTCTAGGGTAATAAATGATATTGGCCGTATAGAATATTTTGTCTCAAATATGCTTCCGGAACTTTTTCGTGAAAGTATAACGATAGTTGCACTTCTAGCATATGTTATATATTTAAATCCTTTACTTGCTTTTTATTCATTAATACTTGTCCCAGTTGTTATTTATCCACTGATTTTAATAGCGAGAAAATTAAAAAAGTATTCACATCGTTCTCAAGAGAAAAGCGCGGATGTGGTTACTCGTTTAACAGAAGTTTTTAATAACAGTGAAATTATCAAAGCAAATGCAACTCAAAATTATGAAATGGACCGTTTTAGCATAGAAAACTGGAAATTTTTTAAGATAAATATGAAGTCCGTTTATGTTGGTGAGATAGTTTCTCCAATGATGGAAATAATAGGTGCTTCAGGACTTGCTATGGTTATCTTTGTTGGTGGTAAAGAAGTTTACAATGAAAGTATGACAGTTGGAGAGTTTACAGCATTTTTAACTGCTGTAGGGCTTGTTTTTCAACCTATCCGTAGAATAAGTTCAATCTATAGGAAGATTCAAGATGCTGTAGCAGCAAGTGAGAGAGTTTTTGAAGTACTTGATACTAAAAATAAAATTGTCGATGGAAAAGAACTTTTAATAGAAGATATTAGAGAAATAAAATTTAATAATGTTGTTTTAAAATATGATGATACTTATGCATTAAATGATGTGAGTTTAGATATAAAACAGGGTGAAAATATCGCTCTGGTTGGAGATAGTGGTGGAGGGAAAAGTACTTTTATAAATATGCTACTTCGATTTTATGACCCAAATTCAGGAAATATTTTAGTTAATTCTAAAGATATAAAAGTCTATACACAAGACTCTTTAAAACACCATATTTCACTTGTTACTCAAAGAATATATATATTTCAAGATTCACTTGCAGCAAATGTTGCTTATGGTCAAGATATAGATGAATTAAGAGTAAGTGAAGCTCTAAAATTAGCAGATGCCTCAGGTTTTGTTGAGTCTTTAGAAAATGGCATCCATACTCAAATGGAAGAGTTTGGAGCTAACCTTTCTGGTGGTCAGCGTCAAAGAGTTGCCATAGCAAGAGCCATATATAAACATTCATCACTTTTACTTTTTGATGAAGCAACTTCAGCGCTTGATAATGAGAGTGAAAAAAGAATTCAAGAAGCTCTTGATGAATATACAAAAGATAAAATCACTATTACTATTGCCCATAGACTTAGCACTATAAAACACGCTGATAAAATTTTAGTTATTCAACAAGGTTGCATAGTTGCATCTGGAACTCATGATGAACTTTTGGCAAACTCAGAGATTTATCAAAGATTAGCTGGAAAGTTTGACGAGTAG
- the rfbD gene encoding dTDP-4-dehydrorhamnose reductase → MNSVLVTGSKGQVGNELNELASEYQYNFLFTDRNSLDITNKQSIRNFIDMNNIDIIINCAAYTAVDKAESDKKQADAINHQSVKYLAQISKEKNIKLIHISTDYVFNGKNYKPYIESDFTAPSNIYGKSKLDGEKALQDINPKNSIIIRTSWIYSSFGSNFVKTMLRLGSEREELGVIFDQVGTPTYAKDLARTI, encoded by the coding sequence ATGAATAGTGTTTTAGTAACTGGTTCAAAAGGGCAAGTTGGTAATGAACTTAACGAATTAGCATCTGAGTACCAATATAATTTTCTCTTTACAGATAGAAACTCTCTTGACATAACTAATAAACAGAGTATTAGAAACTTTATAGATATGAATAACATAGACATTATAATAAACTGCGCAGCCTATACAGCAGTTGATAAAGCTGAATCTGACAAAAAACAAGCAGATGCTATAAATCATCAATCAGTTAAATATTTAGCACAAATATCAAAAGAAAAAAATATAAAACTTATTCATATCTCAACTGATTATGTATTTAATGGCAAAAATTATAAGCCATATATTGAAAGTGATTTTACAGCTCCTAGCAATATCTACGGCAAGAGTAAACTCGATGGTGAAAAAGCACTACAAGACATAAATCCAAAAAATTCTATTATCATTAGAACATCTTGGATTTACTCATCATTTGGAAGTAATTTTGTTAAAACCATGCTTAGACTTGGAAGTGAGAGGGAAGAACTTGGAGTTATATTTGACCAAGTCGGCACTCCTACTTATGCAAAAGATTTAGCAAGAACTATTTAG
- a CDS encoding (Fe-S)-binding protein has translation MSKTTEEIFNYIDITDDCIKCAKCVPVCTIYRVNPDEVTSPRGFLDLLGAYQRGNLDLDENVKEIFESCFLCTACVEVCPKSLPTDMVIEQVRSDIAKKFGIAWYKRAFFLLLRHRWMNDLAFKLGWVFQTCGFKIKADIDSMNSRFSFPMLKADRLLPSLTKTSFLNSHPENINNGGKRKVAIFIGCLGNYNYKDVGEGLLEILKHLEIDAFLAKSQKCCSAPAYFTGDFDTVDYNAKFNIEYFESFSSDVEAIIVPEATCSAMLKIDYEHYFHDQPEWKARATAIKDKIFMATEWLQHHTHLEELLATRKKDTKIVTYHDPCHAKKMQGIHEEPRNLISKNYNIVEMSDPNSCCGFGGVTMQSEKYHFAKAAGLPKAAMIKNTKADIVSAECSACRMQINDSMGNESTTIFKNPIELIAEALRK, from the coding sequence TTGAGTAAAACAACAGAGGAAATTTTCAATTATATAGATATAACTGATGACTGTATTAAATGTGCAAAGTGTGTTCCTGTTTGTACTATTTACAGAGTAAATCCAGATGAGGTAACTTCTCCTCGTGGTTTTTTAGACCTTTTAGGGGCGTATCAAAGAGGAAACCTAGACTTAGATGAAAATGTAAAAGAGATTTTTGAGAGTTGTTTTTTATGTACTGCTTGTGTTGAGGTTTGTCCAAAATCACTTCCAACAGATATGGTAATAGAGCAAGTCCGTTCAGACATAGCAAAAAAGTTTGGTATTGCTTGGTATAAAAGAGCTTTTTTTCTCTTGCTTCGTCATAGATGGATGAATGATTTAGCTTTTAAGTTAGGTTGGGTTTTTCAAACTTGTGGATTTAAGATAAAAGCTGACATAGACTCTATGAACTCTCGTTTTTCATTTCCAATGTTAAAAGCAGATAGACTTCTTCCAAGTCTTACAAAAACATCATTTTTAAATTCTCACCCTGAAAATATAAATAATGGTGGAAAAAGAAAAGTAGCAATTTTTATAGGCTGTTTAGGAAATTACAATTACAAAGATGTTGGAGAAGGACTTTTAGAGATACTAAAACATTTAGAAATAGATGCTTTTTTAGCAAAGAGTCAAAAATGTTGTTCTGCTCCTGCTTATTTTACGGGCGATTTTGATACAGTTGATTATAACGCTAAGTTTAATATAGAGTATTTTGAGAGTTTTAGTAGTGATGTTGAGGCTATTATAGTCCCAGAAGCAACCTGTTCTGCAATGCTTAAAATTGATTACGAACACTACTTTCATGACCAACCTGAGTGGAAGGCTAGGGCAACAGCGATTAAAGATAAAATTTTTATGGCTACAGAATGGCTCCAACATCATACGCATCTAGAAGAACTTTTAGCAACAAGAAAAAAAGATACTAAAATAGTTACATACCATGATCCTTGTCATGCAAAAAAGATGCAAGGTATTCATGAAGAACCAAGAAACTTGATAAGTAAAAATTACAATATTGTAGAGATGAGTGACCCAAATTCTTGTTGTGGATTTGGTGGGGTGACTATGCAGAGTGAGAAATATCACTTTGCAAAAGCTGCTGGACTTCCAAAAGCAGCTATGATAAAAAATACAAAAGCAGATATCGTAAGTGCTGAGTGTAGTGCTTGTCGTATGCAGATAAATGACTCTATGGGTAATGAATCAACAACCATATTTAAAAACCCTATTGAGCTTATTGCTGAAGCTTTGAGGAAATAA
- a CDS encoding NAD-dependent epimerase/dehydratase family protein, with protein sequence MKKCILVTGGAGFIGSNLCECLAQNKNNEVYSLDNYFTGSKENHVAHVTYIEGSTSDIEDLVNFSPDMVYHLGEYSRVEQSFDDIEKVWQFNKDGIFAVLQFVRKHGCKILYAGSSTKFGDGGLGRSASPYAWTKATNTELVMNYGAWFNIPYAITYFYNVYGNREIQTGKYATLIALFKEKMKNNEPLTIVSPGTQKRNFTHIDDIINGLILVGENGYGDEFGIGSPEAFSIKEIAQMYEGEIQMLPERKGNRMTADVMTAKTEALGWKPTRTIKKYIEELRNNNWQ encoded by the coding sequence ATGAAAAAATGTATTTTAGTGACTGGTGGTGCAGGATTTATTGGTAGTAATCTATGTGAGTGCCTAGCACAAAACAAAAATAATGAAGTATATAGTCTAGATAATTATTTTACAGGCTCTAAAGAAAACCATGTAGCCCATGTAACTTATATTGAAGGTTCTACTTCAGATATTGAAGATTTAGTGAATTTTTCACCAGATATGGTCTATCATCTTGGAGAATACTCAAGAGTTGAGCAAAGTTTTGATGACATAGAGAAAGTTTGGCAATTTAACAAAGATGGTATTTTTGCAGTACTACAATTTGTTAGAAAACATGGATGTAAAATACTATATGCTGGAAGTAGTACAAAGTTTGGAGATGGAGGACTTGGAAGAAGTGCTAGTCCCTATGCTTGGACAAAGGCAACAAATACTGAGCTTGTAATGAACTATGGAGCATGGTTTAATATTCCTTATGCAATTACTTATTTTTACAATGTTTATGGAAATAGAGAGATTCAAACAGGAAAATATGCAACACTTATAGCCCTCTTTAAAGAAAAAATGAAAAATAATGAACCTCTTACTATCGTTAGCCCAGGTACACAAAAAAGAAACTTCACTCACATAGATGACATCATAAATGGTTTAATTCTTGTAGGTGAGAACGGTTATGGAGATGAGTTTGGCATCGGAAGTCCAGAAGCTTTTAGTATAAAAGAAATTGCACAAATGTATGAAGGTGAAATTCAGATGCTACCAGAGAGAAAAGGTAACAGAATGACTGCTGATGTAATGACAGCTAAGACTGAAGCTTTGGGCTGGAAACCGACTAGAACAATTAAAAAATATATTGAAGAACTAAGAAATAACAATTGGCAATAA
- a CDS encoding sugar nucleotide-binding protein produces the protein MYNYSNEGVLSWYDFAKEIMRMAKKDCKINPIETKEYPTPASRPHYSLLNKSKIKQKFNIEIPFWKDSLDACLKVLGEKK, from the coding sequence ATTTACAACTACTCAAATGAAGGTGTTCTCTCTTGGTATGACTTTGCAAAAGAGATTATGAGGATGGCAAAAAAAGATTGTAAAATAAATCCAATAGAAACAAAAGAGTATCCAACACCAGCATCTAGACCACACTATTCTTTACTAAATAAGTCTAAAATAAAACAAAAATTCAATATAGAAATTCCTTTTTGGAAAGATAGTCTAGATGCATGTCTAAAAGTTTTAGGAGAAAAAAAATGA
- a CDS encoding ATP-binding protein, giving the protein MSSGKVDTNIESIVNDLKTISWQQVLNEAITNSLQANATKIKIKFMQGALDLNDTKKYIDSIVVEDNGDGFNDINTKSFKEYKTQHKKEFGCKGIGRFFYLKVFDKVDIESLDKKINFIISQDINIQDNLKKVDITTVNFKEPKVKFVVDYDKYKDELNDHFLAYFKLLKDKKLSITIDVYENSIKQFDIKSDDIPKFETNKFKIGTYDFTLDYIINDDNIKNYDGFYCAGGRVVIKNSYLDSSKKFKFFKKVNILFLLSSNYFDNNVNETRDDFSIYRKQRNDDIFHNLSWTEIQTELKTQIKQIAKDNDIDIDKLSKESRKKALDDVPFLAYYLQNNDNYEDYETLKEMLKKC; this is encoded by the coding sequence ATGAGTAGTGGAAAAGTAGATACAAATATTGAAAGTATTGTGAATGATTTAAAAACTATTTCTTGGCAACAAGTTTTAAATGAAGCTATAACGAACTCTTTACAAGCAAATGCAACAAAGATAAAAATAAAATTCATGCAAGGTGCGTTAGATTTAAATGATACAAAAAAATATATTGATTCTATAGTTGTAGAAGATAATGGAGATGGATTTAATGATATAAATACCAAATCATTTAAAGAATACAAAACGCAACATAAAAAAGAATTTGGATGTAAAGGGATAGGTAGGTTCTTCTATTTAAAAGTTTTTGATAAAGTTGATATTGAAAGTCTAGATAAAAAAATTAATTTTATTATTAGTCAAGATATTAATATTCAAGATAATTTAAAAAAAGTAGATATTACAACCGTAAATTTTAAAGAACCAAAAGTTAAATTTGTAGTTGATTATGATAAGTATAAAGATGAATTGAATGACCATTTTTTAGCTTATTTTAAATTATTAAAAGATAAAAAATTATCTATAACAATAGATGTATATGAAAACTCAATAAAACAGTTTGATATTAAAAGTGATGATATTCCAAAATTTGAAACTAATAAATTTAAAATAGGCACATATGATTTTACTTTAGATTATATTATAAATGATGATAATATAAAGAATTATGATGGTTTTTATTGTGCTGGTGGTAGGGTTGTTATAAAAAATAGTTATTTAGATAGTAGTAAAAAATTTAAGTTTTTTAAAAAAGTTAATATATTATTTCTTTTATCCTCTAATTATTTTGATAATAATGTAAATGAAACAAGAGATGATTTTTCAATATATCGCAAACAAAGAAATGATGATATATTTCATAATTTATCTTGGACAGAAATACAGACTGAACTAAAAACTCAAATTAAACAAATTGCAAAAGATAATGATATAGATATAGATAAATTATCAAAAGAAAGCCGTAAAAAAGCTTTAGATGATGTTCCGTTTTTAGCATATTATTTACAAAATAATGATAATTATGAGGACTATGAAACATTAAAAGAAATGCTAAAAAAATGTTAG
- the rfbA gene encoding glucose-1-phosphate thymidylyltransferase RfbA, which translates to MKGIILAGGSGTRLYPITKGVSKQLVPIYDKPMIYYPLSVLMLCGITEVLIISTPKDLPRFEELLGDGSAIGMNFSYKEQPSPDGLAQAFILGEEFIGADNVCLVLGDNIFYGHGLTDLLTQSVKHAEQENKATVFGYYVKDPERYGVAEFNENGDVTSIEEKPTKPKSNYAVIGLYFYPNDVIKKAKDVKPSERGELEITTLNQDYLNDERLKVELMGRGYAWLDTGTHESLLEASQFIQTIENRQSLKVACIEEIAYEMGYISKEKLLELAEPLKKNQYGQYLIRRAEEGVIKR; encoded by the coding sequence ATGAAAGGAATTATTTTAGCAGGAGGGTCTGGTACAAGACTTTATCCTATAACAAAAGGTGTTAGCAAGCAGCTTGTTCCCATCTACGATAAGCCTATGATTTACTATCCACTTTCAGTTTTAATGCTTTGTGGAATTACTGAAGTTTTAATTATTTCTACTCCTAAGGATTTGCCAAGATTTGAAGAACTACTTGGTGATGGCTCTGCCATCGGGATGAACTTTAGCTATAAAGAGCAACCTTCCCCTGATGGACTTGCACAAGCTTTTATACTGGGTGAAGAGTTTATAGGTGCTGATAATGTTTGTTTAGTCCTTGGTGATAATATATTCTACGGACATGGCTTAACTGACCTTCTCACTCAAAGTGTTAAACACGCAGAACAAGAAAATAAAGCAACAGTCTTTGGTTACTATGTAAAAGATCCTGAGAGATATGGTGTTGCTGAGTTTAATGAAAACGGTGATGTGACAAGTATTGAAGAAAAACCTACTAAACCTAAGTCTAACTATGCAGTTATTGGTCTATATTTTTATCCAAATGATGTAATTAAAAAAGCTAAAGATGTAAAACCAAGTGAGAGAGGTGAGTTAGAAATAACTACTCTTAACCAAGATTATCTCAATGATGAGAGACTTAAGGTTGAACTTATGGGTAGAGGTTATGCTTGGCTTGATACTGGTACACATGAAAGTCTTCTAGAAGCATCTCAATTTATACAAACTATTGAAAATCGTCAATCTTTAAAAGTTGCTTGTATTGAAGAAATAGCTTATGAAATGGGATATATTTCTAAAGAAAAACTTCTTGAATTAGCAGAGCCTCTAAAGAAAAATCAATATGGACAATATCTTATTAGAAGAGCTGAGGAAGGTGTTATAAAACGATGA